From the Alkalibacter rhizosphaerae genome, one window contains:
- the dapF gene encoding diaminopimelate epimerase — MIPIEFSKYHGTGNDFIVVNDWNRKLQPTREEIAGLCRRHFGIGADGFILVEPSEEADVKMVYFNADGSPAVMCGNGIRCFAKYVFDHGLVDTRRFDVETAAGIKHIEIIDDGKSTANRIRVDMGAPIFDKDRIGVEMNVDPVLDQTLDTTMGPVLFSAVSMGNPHAIIEVADVENHPVLNWGLWWRPILFLPMAPM, encoded by the coding sequence GTGATTCCTATAGAATTCAGTAAATATCATGGAACAGGCAATGACTTTATTGTGGTGAACGATTGGAACAGGAAGCTACAGCCTACCCGAGAAGAAATTGCAGGCCTGTGCCGGCGACACTTTGGCATAGGTGCCGATGGATTCATCCTGGTAGAACCATCTGAAGAAGCGGATGTAAAAATGGTGTATTTCAATGCAGACGGATCGCCGGCCGTCATGTGCGGCAACGGCATCCGATGCTTTGCAAAATACGTTTTTGATCATGGCTTGGTTGACACTCGTCGCTTTGACGTGGAAACGGCGGCAGGCATCAAACACATCGAGATCATCGATGATGGGAAATCAACAGCAAACAGGATCCGCGTTGACATGGGCGCCCCAATATTTGATAAAGATCGTATAGGAGTGGAAATGAACGTTGATCCGGTTTTGGATCAAACCCTGGATACGACGATGGGTCCCGTTCTTTTTTCTGCAGTCTCCATGGGAAATCCCCACGCCATCATTGAAGTGGCGGATGTGGAAAATCATCCGGTGTTGAACTGGGGCCTGTGGTGGAGACCCATCCTGTTTTTACCAATGGCGCCAATGTGA
- a CDS encoding Rqc2 family fibronectin-binding protein — protein MALDGIAVHHLAEELSRQLTGGRIQKIYQPESDELLLTIHRNKDRHQLLLSANSNYPRAHLIRQTKENPDAPPMFCMLLRKKLVGGIIESVRQVEFDRILEIIITSRSELYETTSHRLVVEIMGRHSNIILLENDIITDSIKRINKFISSFREVLPGRSYALPPMGKSDFRTLDPSEFAALLTQQGNRSLDKAIMDNIQGISKLAALELAYRSGVDPKQPVGQVPFPILESLHGLLEDLVVVPDFGIYLEKGTIKDFTAFPCRLYEELEKRSYDEISPMLEDFYLGKDTQQRIKQRSAAFHQTIANKLERNYNKFNHLMEDLKTAEDAERYKQYGDILYANLYNLQEKTTHALLHNYYDETMVDIPLDIRYTPAENAKRYYDKYNKQKRALAYIDEQLKKTKEEIYYLESIMDSVDKCSSVEELKEIRDELEETGFIKTTRKKKKKEQSKASLPMTFRSSESFVVLVGKNNKQNDQLTMKTASKEDLWFHVKDIPGSHVIVRTEGKTPGEATVLEAALLAAYFSKGKQSSNVPVDYAQVKHVHKPKGAKPGMVIYTDNKTMYVTPEKSTILAFANVE, from the coding sequence ATGGCTTTAGACGGAATTGCCGTACATCATTTGGCAGAGGAACTGTCCCGGCAACTTACCGGAGGCAGGATCCAAAAGATCTATCAACCGGAAAGCGACGAACTGCTGTTGACCATCCATCGAAACAAGGACCGGCATCAACTGTTGCTCTCCGCAAACAGCAACTACCCCAGGGCGCACTTGATCCGGCAGACAAAAGAAAACCCGGATGCACCTCCCATGTTTTGCATGCTTCTTCGCAAAAAACTCGTTGGCGGGATCATTGAATCGGTCCGCCAGGTGGAATTCGACCGCATCCTTGAAATCATCATCACATCCAGAAGTGAACTCTACGAGACCACCAGTCACCGCTTGGTGGTGGAGATCATGGGTCGGCACAGCAACATCATCCTGCTTGAAAATGACATTATAACAGACAGCATCAAACGAATCAACAAGTTCATCAGTTCCTTTCGGGAAGTCCTTCCCGGACGCAGCTATGCCCTCCCACCCATGGGAAAATCCGATTTTCGTACATTGGATCCATCGGAGTTTGCAGCCCTTCTGACCCAACAGGGAAACCGCTCCCTGGATAAGGCCATCATGGACAACATACAGGGGATCAGCAAGCTGGCGGCCCTGGAACTTGCATACCGCAGCGGCGTCGATCCGAAACAACCGGTGGGACAGGTGCCCTTTCCCATTTTGGAAAGTCTTCACGGACTGTTGGAAGATTTGGTGGTTGTGCCGGATTTCGGCATCTATCTGGAAAAAGGAACGATCAAGGATTTCACCGCTTTTCCCTGTCGACTGTATGAAGAACTGGAAAAGAGAAGCTATGACGAAATCAGCCCCATGCTGGAGGATTTTTACCTGGGCAAGGATACCCAGCAGCGGATCAAACAGCGCTCTGCAGCCTTCCATCAGACCATTGCCAACAAATTGGAGCGAAATTACAATAAGTTCAATCATTTGATGGAGGATCTAAAAACGGCGGAAGATGCAGAAAGATACAAGCAGTACGGGGACATTCTCTACGCCAACCTATACAACCTTCAGGAAAAGACCACTCATGCCCTCCTGCACAACTACTACGACGAAACGATGGTGGACATTCCCCTGGACATCCGTTATACGCCGGCAGAGAATGCCAAGAGGTACTACGACAAATACAACAAACAAAAACGGGCCTTGGCCTATATCGACGAGCAATTGAAAAAAACGAAGGAAGAGATCTACTATCTGGAAAGCATCATGGACAGCGTGGACAAATGCAGCTCCGTGGAAGAATTGAAAGAGATCCGGGACGAACTGGAAGAAACCGGTTTTATCAAAACCACCCGAAAAAAGAAAAAAAAGGAACAATCGAAAGCCAGTCTTCCCATGACATTTCGATCTTCAGAAAGCTTTGTTGTCCTTGTTGGAAAAAACAACAAGCAAAACGACCAGCTGACCATGAAAACGGCATCGAAAGAGGACCTCTGGTTCCATGTGAAAGACATTCCCGGATCCCATGTCATCGTGCGGACAGAAGGTAAAACACCGGGAGAGGCCACCGTCCTGGAAGCGGCTCTTTTGGCAGCCTATTTCAGTAAAGGAAAACAATCTTCCAACGTTCCGGTAGATTATGCCCAAGTCAAGCATGTGCACAAGCCAAAAGGAGCCAAACCGGGTATGGTGATCTACACGGACAACAAAACCATGTATGTCACTCCGGAAAAATCGACCATTCTGGCGTTTGCAAATGTGGAATAA
- a CDS encoding ferritin-like domain-containing protein — protein sequence MSLYDVALKMETDSRAFYLKQAEASENEGLKQIFHKLADDEKRHYEYVRGLGFVNEDFVETDVLVDVKNVFTKLLEDQVFFDMELSTIEAYEFAKKMERESAEYYRNMQDQTEDEKTIKILKMLEREEKKHLLTLEDIILYMQKPETWVEDAEFTIREEY from the coding sequence TTGAGCTTATATGACGTTGCACTGAAAATGGAAACCGATAGCAGGGCTTTTTACTTGAAACAGGCGGAAGCCTCGGAAAATGAAGGCTTGAAACAGATTTTTCACAAGCTGGCAGACGATGAAAAACGCCACTATGAATATGTTCGCGGCTTGGGTTTTGTCAACGAAGATTTTGTGGAAACCGATGTGCTGGTGGACGTGAAAAACGTCTTTACCAAACTCCTGGAGGACCAAGTGTTCTTTGACATGGAGCTTTCCACCATTGAAGCCTATGAATTCGCCAAAAAAATGGAACGGGAAAGTGCAGAATACTACCGTAACATGCAGGACCAAACTGAGGACGAAAAAACCATCAAGATCCTAAAAATGTTGGAACGAGAAGAGAAAAAACATCTTCTAACGCTGGAAGACATCATCTTGTACATGCAAAAACCCGAAACCTGGGTGGAGGATGCGGAGTTTACCATACGGGAAGAATATTAA
- a CDS encoding RluA family pseudouridine synthase, translated as MEETNTFRTTSEYEGKRLDQFLSEQYEEHSRSFLKKLIDDGSVWVNGKNTKAGYKLREDDEITIRLPELEETDVIAQDIPFDVVYEDPHLLVVNKPKAMVVHPGHGNPSGTLVNALLHQVKDLSGINGVKRPGIVHRIDKDTSGLLLVAKNDEAHRGLAAQLKKHEIRRTYLALVEGVVTEDGGRIDAPIGRDPKNRIKMAVTDRNSKKAVTHFTVKRRYAKHTLIEANLETGRTHQIRVHMAYIGHPLVGDTVYGRKKQALTQEGQMLHAYRLAFTHPIKKEDLSFQIPLPVYFVKVLRKLARR; from the coding sequence ATGGAAGAGACAAATACATTTCGAACGACAAGTGAATACGAGGGAAAACGGCTGGATCAGTTTCTTTCAGAACAGTATGAGGAGCATAGCCGCAGTTTTTTGAAGAAGCTGATCGACGATGGATCGGTGTGGGTCAACGGGAAGAACACCAAGGCGGGATACAAGTTGCGGGAAGACGACGAAATAACGATTCGACTGCCGGAGCTGGAAGAGACGGATGTGATCGCTCAGGATATACCGTTCGATGTGGTCTACGAAGACCCTCATTTGCTGGTGGTCAACAAACCCAAAGCCATGGTGGTCCATCCCGGCCACGGGAATCCGTCGGGGACCCTGGTCAATGCCCTTCTTCATCAAGTGAAGGATCTGTCCGGCATCAACGGCGTCAAGAGGCCTGGCATCGTCCATCGTATCGACAAGGACACCTCCGGGTTACTGCTGGTGGCTAAAAACGATGAGGCCCATCGGGGATTGGCGGCCCAACTGAAAAAGCATGAGATCCGTCGAACTTATCTGGCTTTGGTGGAAGGAGTGGTGACGGAAGATGGAGGCCGTATCGACGCACCTATTGGCAGGGATCCGAAAAATCGGATCAAAATGGCGGTGACGGATCGAAACAGCAAGAAGGCCGTGACCCATTTTACCGTGAAGCGGAGGTATGCCAAACATACCTTGATCGAAGCCAATCTGGAGACTGGACGGACCCACCAGATCCGAGTCCACATGGCCTATATCGGCCACCCCTTGGTGGGTGATACGGTGTACGGCAGAAAAAAACAAGCATTGACCCAGGAGGGGCAGATGCTCCATGCCTACCGGCTGGCATTCACCCATCCCATAAAAAAAGAAGATCTGAGCTTTCAGATCCCATTGCCGGTCTACTTTGTGAAGGTGCTGCGAAAACTGGCGAGACGGTAA
- a CDS encoding YlmH/Sll1252 family protein, producing the protein MKKYDEESLKVKNVCDLAQKDASSFWTEFFDPTQQKKLASALFKQGVEHSFFGGHEDAERKILFVKASWDELEESAPLVLLQMDVPEKTTHRDVLGSLLSTGIKRDQVGDILVSSGKAYVFVLENMANYIRTNVEHIRNQQANVTICSMEDVELPKPEFKIEHCVLTSFRLDNVVAKACKMSRSATGELVSKGLVKVDHEVADKGTQNVSDGTLVSVRGYGRFIFRSLEGSTRKGNQKAEIHWYK; encoded by the coding sequence ATGAAAAAATACGACGAAGAATCATTGAAAGTGAAAAATGTGTGCGATCTGGCCCAAAAGGATGCTTCATCTTTTTGGACGGAGTTTTTTGATCCGACACAACAAAAGAAACTGGCCTCAGCCCTCTTCAAACAGGGGGTTGAGCATTCTTTTTTTGGCGGTCATGAGGATGCAGAGCGGAAGATCCTTTTTGTTAAGGCATCTTGGGATGAACTGGAGGAATCGGCGCCCCTGGTGCTTTTACAGATGGATGTGCCGGAGAAGACAACCCACCGGGACGTGTTGGGGAGTTTGCTGTCCACTGGCATAAAAAGGGATCAGGTTGGAGACATCCTGGTCTCTTCCGGCAAGGCCTACGTTTTCGTTCTGGAGAACATGGCGAATTATATAAGGACCAATGTGGAACATATACGAAACCAGCAGGCCAATGTGACCATTTGCTCCATGGAGGATGTGGAACTTCCAAAACCGGAGTTCAAGATCGAGCATTGTGTGCTCACTTCTTTCCGTTTGGACAATGTGGTGGCCAAAGCCTGCAAAATGTCCCGGTCTGCTACGGGGGAACTTGTTTCCAAAGGGTTGGTGAAAGTGGACCATGAAGTGGCGGATAAAGGAACCCAAAATGTTTCCGACGGGACCCTGGTCTCCGTTCGGGGGTATGGTCGATTTATTTTTCGATCCTTGGAAGGATCGACGAGGAAGGGAAATCAGAAAGCGGAGATCCATTGGTACAAGTGA
- a CDS encoding YggT family protein, translated as MTEILLRIGSMFFQFLSVMIIMNVLLRFINPEGKGPFAGFVLSMTEPLLQPLRRVLRVRSFDLSPFAMILLIEYVALPLYNYVILRLFG; from the coding sequence ATGACGGAGATTCTGCTTCGGATCGGAAGCATGTTTTTTCAGTTTCTCAGCGTCATGATCATCATGAATGTTTTGTTGCGTTTTATCAATCCTGAGGGGAAGGGGCCCTTTGCCGGATTTGTATTGAGCATGACGGAGCCTCTGCTGCAGCCGTTGCGACGTGTGTTGCGGGTCCGGTCTTTCGACCTATCGCCCTTTGCAATGATCCTGCTGATCGAGTACGTGGCCTTGCCGCTGTACAATTACGTGATATTGCGGTTGTTTGGATGA
- a CDS encoding cell division protein SepF encodes MILPLRLNVGPTWYVSGLVFSKKRRHNHGKRNLGQGKNILGLEIEDDLDEEFDDEGYAVEEETETTSGYGKKAKQAKPTVPVRSGSKVLVVEPEFFNDAPVICDNLKSNKTVVVNLENADYEDGRKIFDFLNGAVYALDGTIQKIGENVFILAPSTVDVIAENLVTDHSREFLDWNNEK; translated from the coding sequence ATGATTTTACCATTGCGGTTGAATGTGGGGCCAACATGGTACGTATCGGGTCTGGTGTTTTCAAAGAAGAGGAGGCATAATCATGGCAAAAGAAACCTGGGGCAAGGTAAAAATATTTTAGGGTTGGAGATCGAAGACGACCTGGATGAAGAATTTGATGATGAAGGATATGCCGTAGAGGAAGAAACAGAAACGACTTCCGGTTATGGGAAAAAAGCAAAGCAAGCGAAACCGACAGTACCTGTACGAAGCGGTTCCAAAGTATTGGTGGTGGAACCGGAGTTTTTCAACGATGCACCGGTCATATGCGACAATTTGAAAAGCAACAAAACCGTTGTCGTGAATCTGGAAAATGCAGATTATGAAGACGGGAGAAAAATTTTTGATTTTTTAAATGGCGCGGTCTATGCATTGGATGGCACGATTCAAAAAATCGGCGAGAATGTTTTCATCCTGGCCCCAAGCACCGTGGATGTCATCGCAGAAAATCTGGTAACAGATCACAGCAGGGAGTTTTTAGATTGGAACAACGAAAAATAG
- a CDS encoding YggS family pyridoxal phosphate-dependent enzyme, which yields MEQIKKNIDEIKNKLKEDTILVAVTKYRSIPEIKAVYEAGILDMGENRVQEFREKEEQLPKDIRWHIIGHLQKNKVKYVVGKVFLIHSVDSLGLAKAIDSQSKKLDLVTDILIQVNVSGEDAKQGIDPDQLEGLLSDLSKLSNIRIKGLMTMAPNTKNIPLLKDIFHQTKALYDRMKSNEESYPNVTMEYLSMGMTNDFTIAVECGANMVRIGSGVFKEEEA from the coding sequence ATGGAGCAAATAAAAAAAAATATCGACGAGATCAAGAATAAGCTGAAAGAGGACACCATTCTGGTGGCCGTGACCAAGTATCGTTCCATACCGGAGATCAAGGCCGTATACGAAGCCGGTATCTTGGATATGGGAGAAAATCGGGTCCAAGAGTTTCGGGAGAAGGAAGAACAGCTCCCCAAAGACATTCGTTGGCACATTATTGGACATCTCCAAAAAAATAAAGTGAAGTACGTTGTAGGAAAAGTGTTTCTGATCCATTCTGTTGATTCCCTGGGATTGGCCAAGGCCATCGACAGTCAGTCCAAGAAGCTGGACCTGGTCACGGATATCCTGATCCAGGTCAATGTGTCGGGTGAAGATGCAAAGCAGGGGATCGATCCAGATCAATTGGAAGGTCTGCTGTCCGACTTGTCCAAGCTCTCCAACATACGGATCAAAGGACTTATGACCATGGCACCCAATACAAAAAATATTCCTTTGCTTAAGGATATTTTTCATCAAACAAAAGCATTGTATGATAGAATGAAAAGTAATGAAGAAAGTTATCCCAATGTGACGATGGAATATCTATCCATGGGAATGACCAATGATTTTACCATTGCGGTTGAATGTGGGGCCAACATGGTACGTATCGGGTCTGGTGTTTTCAAAGAAGAGGAGGCATAA
- a CDS encoding HlyD family efflux transporter periplasmic adaptor subunit — MSSRKRQNVKKQRRMLVYLLAVVLVVLSWVRLTSKQTLVLENQRYITTYDTQTFLLKNEQVFYFDKNPVLVVSDGERVSRQTELFENDGTLQNFYRDQRSLLEKMTEIPKREELFQLLVDKKEEFKDLSDEENKDPLMEEIMDLVYQFSYADLDEEALESRKEEIRDLSVDPYQGKTLIRLGGIHPGYWSNQLDGYESLLAPGNIEALVGMDAQDLEETAGIIKDDTTGMKVIDDDTAYMMITIPKESLPEVKKQVEEKRRGLEENLENDDLQEYLSYLNRRVDVLNGMPQVSFFLEGKERTARVVAVLDSDDEAQDVFVLQLKEYLTYDFLKKRKLDIQLITYTNNGYVLPEKSLITKDGVTSIVVLNKGYLRKNLEVTVTKTMDDEVFLSRGDNESITEGMQLLINP, encoded by the coding sequence GTGAGCAGTCGTAAAAGACAGAATGTAAAAAAACAGCGAAGGATGTTGGTATACCTGTTGGCTGTTGTTTTAGTGGTTTTGTCCTGGGTACGTCTGACGAGCAAACAGACCCTGGTCTTGGAAAACCAACGATATATAACAACATACGACACCCAAACATTCCTGCTCAAAAATGAACAGGTTTTTTATTTTGACAAAAACCCAGTGCTCGTCGTTTCAGACGGAGAGCGGGTCTCCAGACAGACGGAATTGTTTGAAAACGACGGTACGCTGCAAAATTTTTATCGGGACCAACGATCCCTTTTGGAGAAGATGACGGAAATACCCAAGAGAGAGGAACTTTTCCAGCTTCTTGTCGACAAGAAAGAAGAATTCAAGGATCTTTCCGATGAGGAAAACAAGGATCCCCTGATGGAGGAGATCATGGATCTGGTCTACCAGTTTTCCTATGCGGATCTGGATGAAGAAGCCTTGGAATCCCGGAAAGAAGAGATAAGGGATCTGTCAGTGGACCCCTACCAGGGGAAGACCTTGATCCGTTTGGGCGGGATCCATCCTGGATATTGGTCAAACCAGCTGGATGGATATGAATCCCTCCTTGCGCCGGGAAACATAGAAGCCTTAGTGGGTATGGATGCTCAAGATCTGGAAGAAACAGCAGGGATCATAAAAGATGATACAACAGGCATGAAAGTCATCGACGATGATACGGCATACATGATGATCACCATCCCGAAAGAATCGTTGCCGGAGGTAAAAAAACAAGTAGAGGAAAAAAGAAGGGGTTTGGAAGAGAACCTGGAAAATGACGATTTGCAGGAATATCTCTCCTATTTGAATCGACGAGTCGACGTATTGAACGGTATGCCCCAGGTCAGTTTTTTCCTGGAAGGAAAGGAGCGCACGGCCAGGGTCGTTGCGGTGCTGGATAGCGACGATGAAGCCCAGGACGTATTTGTGCTGCAGTTGAAAGAGTATTTGACCTACGATTTTTTGAAGAAAAGAAAACTGGACATTCAGTTGATCACTTATACGAACAACGGGTATGTATTGCCCGAAAAATCGCTGATCACCAAGGACGGAGTCACTTCCATAGTCGTGTTGAACAAGGGATATTTGCGCAAGAATCTGGAAGTGACGGTCACAAAGACCATGGATGATGAAGTTTTTTTAAGCCGAGGTGACAATGAATCGATCACGGAAGGCATGCAGCTGTTGATCAATCCCTAG
- a CDS encoding NAD(P)H-dependent glycerol-3-phosphate dehydrogenase, translating to MKVCVLGAGSWGTALAILMAGQGTQVALWHRREELVQQLKEDRENTKYLPGVELPSGILPTSQLDEAVRDSEVIILAVPSHSIRNICVQIKDFVHADQYVVNVAKGLEEGTHLRLSQVINDELPYNNVFVLTGPSHAEEVAKGLPTTVVISGEERESCECLQDLFTSPAFRVYTNPDMIGVELGGALKNIIALGAGISDGLGYGDNSKAALMTRGIAEISRLGKILGAKTETFAGLAGIGDLIVTCTSMHSRNRRAGILLGEGQRLDQVLDSIGMVVEGVRATKVARELSEKHGVEMPITNGLFKILFEDADPKDVVTEIMTRSNKHEMEEINSLYYYGWN from the coding sequence ATGAAGGTATGTGTTTTGGGAGCAGGCAGTTGGGGAACCGCCTTGGCTATTTTGATGGCAGGACAGGGAACCCAGGTGGCACTGTGGCATCGTCGGGAAGAGCTGGTACAGCAGCTGAAAGAAGATAGAGAAAACACCAAATATTTGCCGGGTGTGGAGTTGCCCTCCGGCATCCTTCCTACGAGTCAGTTGGATGAGGCTGTCAGAGACAGTGAAGTGATCATTTTGGCAGTGCCCAGTCACAGCATTCGCAATATTTGCGTTCAGATCAAGGATTTTGTTCATGCAGACCAATATGTCGTCAATGTGGCCAAGGGTCTGGAAGAGGGTACCCACCTTCGATTGAGCCAGGTCATCAACGATGAATTGCCGTACAACAACGTATTTGTTTTGACGGGACCAAGCCATGCGGAAGAAGTGGCCAAAGGATTGCCCACGACGGTCGTCATATCCGGGGAAGAACGGGAATCCTGCGAGTGTCTCCAGGACCTTTTCACCAGCCCCGCTTTTCGCGTCTACACCAATCCCGACATGATCGGTGTGGAGTTGGGCGGCGCGTTGAAAAATATCATCGCCTTGGGTGCTGGGATCAGTGATGGCTTGGGTTATGGAGACAACAGCAAGGCCGCTCTGATGACTCGGGGGATCGCCGAGATCAGCAGACTGGGTAAAATATTGGGCGCAAAAACGGAAACCTTTGCCGGCTTGGCCGGGATCGGAGACTTGATCGTGACCTGTACCAGCATGCACAGCAGAAACCGCAGGGCGGGTATTTTGTTGGGGGAAGGACAACGGCTGGATCAAGTATTGGATTCCATCGGCATGGTCGTGGAAGGTGTCCGGGCCACGAAGGTCGCCAGGGAACTCTCCGAAAAACACGGTGTGGAAATGCCCATCACCAATGGATTGTTCAAGATCTTGTTCGAAGATGCCGACCCGAAGGACGTGGTGACGGAGATCATGACCCGCAGCAACAAACATGAAATGGAAGAGATCAACTCGCTTTACTATTATGGCTGGAACTAG
- the der gene encoding ribosome biogenesis GTPase Der, whose product MVKPIVAVVGRPNVGKSTLFNKIAGSRISIVEDTPGVTRDRIYADCEWIGKPFTLIDTGGIEPHSNDIILAQMRRQAQLAIDTADVIVFIVDGREGMTAADLDVANMIRKSMRPIVLVVNKVENKEIENNLYEFYNLGLGDPMPISAEQALGLGDMLDRVVENFPRTAGDGDEDTRLKIAVLGKPNAGKSTLVNRLIGEERVIVSDVPGTTRDAIDTPFQYYGEEYVLTDTAGLRRKSKVYDDIERYSIVRSVAAVDRSDVCLILIDANDGISEQDAKIAGIAHNRGKASVIVVNKWDAYEAKNQGSQKKFESDVRSTLSFMAYAPIIFISAKTGQRLNKVMETILLVSNEYAKRITTGTLNEVIGEAVLMNQPPSDKGRRLKIYYATQGAIKPPTFIIFVNDKRLLHFSYERFLENQIRQAFGFIGTPIHLIIRERKEKA is encoded by the coding sequence ATGGTAAAGCCAATCGTAGCAGTAGTGGGAAGACCCAATGTGGGGAAATCCACTTTATTCAATAAAATAGCAGGTTCTCGAATTTCCATCGTGGAGGATACTCCTGGAGTGACAAGAGATCGTATCTACGCCGATTGCGAGTGGATCGGGAAACCGTTCACTTTGATCGACACTGGTGGGATTGAACCCCACTCCAACGATATTATTTTGGCCCAAATGCGAAGACAAGCACAGCTTGCCATCGATACGGCAGATGTCATCGTCTTCATCGTCGATGGCAGGGAAGGCATGACAGCAGCGGACCTGGACGTAGCCAATATGATCCGCAAATCCATGCGGCCCATTGTTTTGGTGGTCAACAAGGTAGAAAACAAGGAGATCGAAAACAACTTGTATGAGTTTTATAATTTGGGACTGGGCGATCCCATGCCCATTTCTGCAGAACAAGCCCTGGGTTTGGGAGACATGCTGGACCGGGTGGTGGAAAACTTCCCGAGAACAGCAGGGGACGGCGATGAAGACACCAGACTGAAAATTGCTGTTTTGGGAAAACCCAACGCAGGGAAATCTACCCTGGTCAATCGCTTGATTGGAGAAGAACGGGTGATCGTCAGCGATGTGCCGGGTACTACCAGAGATGCAATAGACACCCCTTTCCAATATTACGGGGAAGAATATGTACTGACGGATACAGCGGGACTTCGAAGAAAAAGCAAAGTCTACGACGACATTGAACGCTACAGCATCGTGCGAAGTGTGGCGGCAGTGGATCGATCCGATGTTTGTCTGATTCTGATCGATGCCAATGACGGCATCAGCGAACAAGACGCAAAGATCGCCGGGATCGCCCACAACCGGGGCAAGGCCAGTGTTATTGTGGTAAACAAGTGGGATGCTTACGAAGCGAAAAATCAGGGGAGTCAAAAGAAGTTTGAAAGCGATGTACGCTCCACCCTGTCGTTCATGGCCTATGCGCCCATCATATTCATTTCTGCAAAAACGGGACAGCGGCTCAATAAAGTCATGGAGACCATTCTTTTGGTGTCCAACGAATATGCCAAGCGGATCACTACCGGGACCCTCAACGAAGTGATCGGAGAGGCGGTCTTGATGAATCAACCACCCTCGGACAAGGGACGCCGTTTAAAAATCTACTATGCGACCCAGGGAGCTATCAAGCCCCCAACGTTTATTATCTTTGTCAACGACAAACGGCTGTTGCACTTTTCTTATGAACGATTTTTGGAAAACCAGATCCGTCAGGCATTTGGGTTCATTGGAACCCCCATTCACCTGATCATTCGGGAAAGAAAAGAGAAGGCATAG